GCTGGGCCtcacatttgtatggaatggcgtcATCCTGAAAATCTGCTCTATAATGACTCATTTTAGAGAATCGTAGTATTACTTGTTTTctaccagcttgtctcatgaCCATGATAGGAACATAGGGATATATTCCTCTTAACCCAATCAATACCAAGTGTGGAACTtccctagatctgatgatgaattcattaGTAGGGAACCACTTGAACATCCAGTGAACCTGGTCTTCGGTCAAATTGCTGAAAAATTATGCCCATTCTGTAGCATTCTATGGTTGTGCAAATCTGTCTGGGATAAAGGTCATTCTTTTAGGATGGTGGAAAGCTATGTGATCGTTCCATAGTCTCTGTGAaaactcttggcggtattggCCCCTCTgaagatgttctaacaaccaaatcTGCAGTAGCAAGTTGCAACCCTAAAAATGTTTGAACCCTTTCTTGTAACGATCCAGAGCCCGGTATATATCTGCTACAATCATCAGAACAATAGTATAGGTTTGTCCTTCGATTCCCTCCATTAAAGCTTCGGTTACCATGGACAACCTGGTGTAAATTCTGTTCCCTTGGCTTGGAAACACCATCATACCCAGAAAGTAGACGATGAATACAAAAATCCTACGGTGAGTCCAACCTAgggaagtgatggagaattcatcatgaaaGATACAGTAAGAATTGTTGTGTCcatatcgttcatagaggaagtcaaaggGTGTGTAGGACTtcttcaggcactccaagtcatcattctttCTCAGAtccatcatcttcagaaaccccATGGTAATGCGGTTTTCCGGTACTAATAAGCGGAGACTATCCCATGGTAATCCAGCAAATCCTCCTATTTTCTCCAAGAGAGGAGTTATTTCTATATTGCCAAAATGGAATACAACTCTTTCTTTATCCCAGAACATAGTAGCAACCTCAATTAgcatgttgtttggttggatgTCCAATAAAGAAGGTAAATTTCCAAGAACCTTTTTACATGATTTTTATTGCTCGGCGAAAGGTTTTCCCACCAATCGAACAACAACGGTGGTATACTTcggaccatgccgaacctgggaactttgtgcctcatttctgcaaaaatAAATAGAGTTAGACCCTTGCCCCCTCAGGATTCGACTACTTACACATTAACGATTAGCATGTCAGACTTTATTTCTCCAAATAATGCATATATCGTGGTTGcgcccgttgggattatggaaatcccggTAGACTTTAGACGAGTCTTTCTTAgagggttattatgcggacaacatattaacccaggctaggtttgatcatgatgcatgtacagttaTTATCAGAGTAAGGTCTCTATAgaagtctagactggtaccctcaagcggacaacttgagagggaaaggcacggaattGTCGACtccaccgctgatcgactagttttaccgcaaataagcctttccaaaatttaaagggtgattttaGGAAGATCGCGGACAATCATCAAGTGCCGCTATAGTTTAgtatgcacgagtggaatatgatgttgagcatgaagttatgcaaaagaaaataacatgttgccaagtatttgcatgataataaaatgcggtatttaataattgtaaagacatttaagaaagaaaaaaacaaggagacaagtcagtttccatAGTAAAAAGTGATAAAACAAGGAAGAGAAATCATGAATGAAGATAGGCAAATAAATTCACATAGAGTGGAAGGGGTGTGCAAGTATTAACGGAATAATAAAGACATGCttaaagactaattcacaaacaagttcattatggtaagatcCTAAAGATATTCCCTAgaagagtcgtcatgctgtcgcaccCCATTTTTCTCACGAAATCGAGTTTCGACATTTCTAGGATAACTCTTTTTTGAGAGGGTAGGGAATTGGAATTGAAAGAGCCGtcacctaatggattaaggtgcgttagggcacctagaacatATAACTCATGTTGTACCAATTTACATTAatagagatcgggtaagggctcaaaattaccttgaggggaaggtgttaggaaccacTCGAGGTCCATAATGGTAGGTCTCGGCCGAACATAACTTAAGCGAATAAGtcttaaaaagggaggaaggcaATTTGGACAAATACCATATTCAATTTATTCTAAACAAGAGTATATGGGGGAAgccctaagttttttagcctataggatcatttcGTGCAATACTTTGTAACTCCCTCAAgtcggggtgttactcatataAATAGCACACGGGCTATCATCTCCTTACTAtccaattactatctttaagttgttacttaAGTGTTCTAGTAGTTTCTAGCTCGTTCCTTATGCGTACACTACCCGTCCCTTTCCTATGGCCCCGGAGGTATTATGACCTCTATTTGGGATGGTTCTAGACGAACCTATGTTACTTAAAATGTgaaatctaggcgacaaacaaaataaataggACTTTCGGATAAAGAACAAATATGGGCTCATATTGACCTCCATACATAGGCAAAAAAATCACGCAATTGAATCAGCAAACTTCGTTAACTTTGGAAtcatataggcaggatatctgCGTGAGAAAAATAGAGTATAAAGGCAGTTTTATTAAGGCTACATTAAGACCTATTTGTTTGCCTACTGAGTTTATTCAGCATGAATGTAGGCACTTCAGGTAGTAACATGTCACAATTTAGATCCAGAATCATTGCTAAGTCCTACAAATACATTGCCTAAGTGAATGACAATAGCAATTGAATTCAGAATCGATCAAcatgatcctataggcatgatttctatgagcTTATTAATTGCAGTCCCATAGACATGGTTTCTGGGTGTAGCACTGATTTTGACTCGTAAAGATAGatttttatttcctataggcatgctttctaattgtTGAATTGACTTAGACTTTGTAGGCatgatttcaaaatttgaaattgactttagtcctataggcatgatatctattgatttaaaccctataggcatgatttctaggtttgaaaCTTATTTCTttaatcatataggcatgatatctattagttgtGTACAGACAAACATTAAACAGATTGCCAGGAAAGACAGTTAATTCAAATAacaaaatcttataggcatgcttgctaatgCACATTTGTTGAAAACATGTATAGATCCTATGAACAGGATTTCTAATATACATAATTAAACGAATGTCATATAAGCAGGATCTCTAGTATGCAAATGTAAAATACAAAATCAAAATGATCATGGatgtcctataggcaggatttctaaaaacAGTATAGTACTCACATAATTCAATCAGCATAATTAAatactataggcaggatttctacccaaatTTAACAAAAGATATAAGAAAAATCTTCCCCCAACTTTACTAAATATCCCCAAATTAGTTATTACATAGTTATTATAGACCACAATAGcagaatgaattacataatggtAATAGTTATACTATAGGGAGTCTTCATAGGCCCAAATAAACTTGGGAACCAATCCTTCTAACCATAACCACTTTGAAGTACAACATAGGGGTTCATTGCATATTAGGACAAGGTTTCCAATGTGTCAAAGTTCTAAAGGGCCTCAGGGGACCTAGGGAAATGCTCACACCAAAACCTTATTTAGAAGATAGTTCATAAAAGATTGGAAAACCAGCCCCccggtgtgtcagagttcaaaggAGTCTCTAGGACCCTAGGCAGTGCTTACACTGGGGTGGTTGAGAACTCAAGGGactaaggcctcatttgtttttttaagattaagatgCCTCAATCTaaatatcaagatgtgtattaagattaagacatctgaaCGTGAATACACTtctgaatatattaagatgtgtattaagatcttGATAAAAATGACTTAGACTATTTGATTTTAACAGacgaatgtataaaatttatctttatttgaaaattaataaacataaaattcaaatgaaatactaactaatctaatattctatcaataaaatatatagttttttaaaatatgatagttgGTGGTGGTGATAACTAACGGGTGAATACCGACTAGAGGCGGTGGTTGGTAgtagttttggttgatgatggtggttcatgctagtagctagtagtgatAAGTAGTAGTGGCGATTATGATAGAGGATGGTGGTGGTGGGTGATGATAGTTAATAATATTGGATTGTAGTAGTTGTTGTGATTGAAGAAGGTGGTGGGTGAGTGGTAGTAGGTTATAATGATAGGCGGTGCCGGCTatggttgttgatggtgatggggtGGTCAGTTGTAGTAGTTGAGGCGGATGAGTGTTGAATGTGGTGAGAATGATGGTGGTCGAAGTGGTAGGGACAATAGGTGGTGATGGTCAATAATGGAGGCTATGATTAAGGATGATGGTGGCGTGGTGGTGGTGGAGGGGGTGGTAGTGGTGGCATGGTAGTAGTTGATAAGTAGGCGGTGGCAGtagttaataatgaatatgtgatagcatcttaatgaaattaagtctctgttatagatcttaatcatacagatCTATTCAGACCAATAAATGATTGTAAAGtaaaaaaacaaacacacttaatgattaagatctgaataattaagattcagacatTAAAACAAACGCATTTAATAtctgagatctgaatgattaagattcagacctccattaagtgcaaacaaatgaggcctaagaGTAGTGGTTCAGTACATGAAAGGAATAAAGGGCAAGTTTTAAAACAATTCAATTTCAAAAGAAGGAAAGTTCAAAACACAGAGTTGCATGCAGAACTGCACCAGGAAGCAAACAAAGTTCATATTCAGCATATAGTTCAAACAGGTTGAAATCTGATTAAGCTAATACTCATGCAAGTATTCAAAATAGTCATGGTTTAATCACAGTAACAATTGGGCAGAAACATTTGAGTTAAACAAACATGGCATATGAGTTAAGCAACAAGCTAAATGATTACATGTTTATAGTGTGCAAAATTCAGAACAGGTAGAGGATTAACAAGTAATACATGAAACAAGTTAAACCTTAGGCTAACTCATGGGAGGATTCATATTATTCGAAACAAATTAGTCATAAGTTAACAGTGTTACTAAACGGAATCACATAATCATGTGAAGGACAAAATCATGCTGAGAATTGAAACAGGCTAGTCAAGCAAAGCATAGAGAATGAAATTGCAAAGGTTGGGGCATACCAGTTAAGTAAGAAAACCAGTAAGCCACGACAGTTAAGTCCTAAAATGATTTGGCCTTGGCCTTCAGCAGGCCAAACCAGTGATAACTTAGTGCAGAAATTAGAACAAGAGAGAACAAGAGAGAGCTTAAGTCTTTAGTTTTTAGTGAGAATCAGAGAGTTTGAGTCTTCTTTTTTAGGGGAAGTAGGGAAGGGGTTTAAATATTACTCAATGAAATAGACAAATAAGGTAATAGGTCAATCATAGACAAATAAGGATTGAGAATAATTCCAGAATCACTTTAAAGTCGGCTTCAATCAATTAACAGAACATAATAGCATAAAATCAGGCAAGTATTACTTAGATTGGGGATGGTATTATACAGAATCATTCAATATTAAAAAATGCCGGATCAAATAAGGTAGGGAGTAATGAGAACATGTAAATCAAACCAAATAAGGGAGTATCAGTATCGTACAGGAAAGGAAAGGTTGGAAACATAGCAAAGATTTCCAAACCCTAATTTGGGGTAAGTAAAATTAATCAACAATTAATGCCAGATTTTAAAATACATAGACAGAAACATTaagagaaataattaaataatcgaAACCCTAAAATATAGCATAAATACAAAGACATATAGATGGAAATAATTAGGGTATGTGAAATCAGTCAAAAGTAATAACGGAAACCGTAATAGATACACAGAGATGAAACAACATATTTGGTTCGTTTTTGAaaatcaaaaccctaattttagggtaAATAAAATTGGTCAGAAATAGTATAGAGACTATAGAACACAAATATAGAGATACCGAAAcattaaaggaaaaatactaaaaaaataaaaattgttttAGATCTAGAAAGatataaaccctaattttagggtaagtaaaagATTCAACCAAAAATAGATAGATTCAACGAGTAACAAGGTAAATAATAACATTAAAGTGAACCAAAAAATGAACCAAAATCTAGTTTGAACCAGAGATCCAAAAACCTAACTGAGGGATATGAAAAATATTCGTACTCACAGATATTGGGATGAACACGGatgaaaataaccaaaaatataagAGATTTTGAACCAGATCTTGTTCAAATCACTCGAGATCAACTTGCTATTTGAGGGAAACCAGTCAAGTAACATAAAAATGAGTGGCTAGTAAAGAGGTAAGACCAGATATGGTAAGGAATCAAGGAATGATTCCATTTCTGGATCGGAATCACAGGGAAATAGTGACGGCGGGTTAGGGTTTGAGAGGGTGAGGGGTGAGAATATGAAAGGATTAGAGGACGACGGATGTGGGGAAATTatttagggttaggggtgtttGGTATAATTAAAAAGGGTTGGGCAATTGGGAGTCgttgatcttctgagatcaaTGGCTAGGATTGGAGATTATGGTCGGGTGGGTCTGGTTGGACGGGTATGGGTCTGGGGTAATTGGGTTAGGGTAATTGGGCTAGGTAAGTCCAAAATTAATTAGAAaaagggctagattttaaatacccaattaaattagtaaaataattaataaataataattacttaacattataaaaatatagaaagtcatttttaattaaataatgTAATTCTGcatatatatgggctattattgcaaaatgtgcaattctagccatgaaaatgcaaatgtaattataaaaaatatgatTAAAATATTGAAGTACTATATGGGCGTAAAttatgaatttagatgattaaatcatcataaaaataatatgagggataattgggtatcaacaggcgCCGGTATTGACCCTACCAGGGGGTACATATGAGTTTGtggtatattgcgatgcttcaaggaGTGGGCTTGGGTGTGTATTAATGTAACATGGAAAggttatagcttatgcttctaagtaactcaagaatcatgaaaagaactatctaaCACACGACTTAGAACTTGCGGCGGTGGTttttgcattgaagatttggcgtcattatttgtatgggatccatgtggatgtattcatGGACCAAAAGAGCCttcaataaattttaaaatagaagtaattgaatttgaggcaaagaCGATGGATGGAGTTACTCAAAGATTACGACATTGATATCCAATATCACCCGGGAAATGCCAGtgttgtggcggatgctcttcGCAAGAAATTTATGGATAGTTTTGGTCACTTAGAGTCATGTCAAAGGCCGTTGGAAGGTTCATcagttggctagttttggagttcATCTTGCGGACTCTAGTGAAGGTGGGTTGATTGTGCAAAATAGGGCTGAATCATTGCTTGTGGGGGAGGTCAAGGAGAAGCAATACGACGACCCATTGTTGGTACAATtgaaggaggggattcataaacataaGACTACAGCTTTTTatcttggcatggatgatggtacactATGGTACCAAGGGAAACTATGTGTCCCAAATGTAGATGGTCTTCGGGAAAGAATCATGGCTgaagctcacacttctaggtatttcgtgtacccaggttctacaaagatgtatcataaTCTCAAGGAAGTCTATTGGTGGAATGAAATGAAGAGGAATGTAGAGGACTTTGTGGAAAAATGTCCAAATTATTAGCAAGTGAAGGTCGAGCATTAGATGCCTAGTGGATTTGCacaaaatatagaaatttgaatgtGGAAGTGGGAAATGATTAAGATGGACTTTGTGGTAGGTCTATCATGCACTCCgtgcaagtttgactcaatttgggtgattgtggaccgaCTCACAAAATTAgcacacttcttgccagttaaatatACCGACACAGCGTAACATCATGCTCAGTTGTATATAAAGGAGATAGTCAGGTTACATGGAACTCTAGTTTCTATCATTTCTTCTCGAGGGGCACAGTTCacagctaacttttggaagaaatttcagcaaggtttgggtacacAGGTGTATCTTAGTACAACCTTTCATCCTCATACTGACGGGAAAGCAGAGCGTTTTATTCAGACATTTGAGGATATGATGCGTGTTTGTGTT
This genomic stretch from Nicotiana sylvestris chromosome 9, ASM39365v2, whole genome shotgun sequence harbors:
- the LOC138878756 gene encoding uncharacterized protein codes for the protein MELLKDYDIDIQYHPGNASVVADALRKKFMDSFGHLESCQRPLEGGLIVQNRAESLLVGEVKEKQYDDPLLVQLKEGIHKHKTTAFYLGMDDGTLWYQGKLCVPNVDGLRERIMAEAHTSRYFVYPGSTKMYHNLKEVYWWNEMKRNVEDFVEKCPNY